A portion of the Leptospira noumeaensis genome contains these proteins:
- a CDS encoding alpha-glucosidase: MAWWKEAVIYQIYPRSFQDSNGDGIGDLEGIINRLDYLAGSKDSLGIDAIWLSPVYPSPMFDFGYDISDYEEIDPVYGDIQTFKRLLKEAHKRGIRIIMDLVVNHTSHLHPWFVESRSSVNSPKRDWYIWKEPKQGGPPNNWLGAFGGSGWEYDKRTGEYYFHSFLKEQPDLNWRNPDVEDAIFKMMKYWLDMGVDGFRLDVVNLYVKDEFLRNNVSYFMKGPRPYDKQVHAYDRDRPEMHGILRRMRKLLDSYSEKRMFVGEIMQDFPGNVLLPATYCGRNDELHLAFNFMFLFSPWKAERFFQIVKDFESALGEDNWPNYTLSNHDFPRHITRYEKGVDTKARAELAACMMLTLRGTPFLYYGEEIGMKRQKVAYKKIQDPVGKRYWPFHPGRDPERIPMPWNGSETTGFTTGKPWLPLYEDANTVNVESQKEDPDSLFFTYKKLIQLRKDRKSLRKGKLKIHLSSDKQVLYYRRREGKEETYIFLNFSSKPVNVSYPRKWDLNQILFSTKNRTSSFELEKELDTGGLLLFPNEAVIFAK; encoded by the coding sequence ATGGCATGGTGGAAAGAAGCAGTCATCTATCAAATTTACCCACGTAGTTTCCAAGATTCCAATGGAGACGGAATTGGTGATTTAGAAGGAATCATAAACAGATTGGATTACCTTGCAGGTTCCAAAGACTCTCTTGGAATTGATGCCATTTGGTTATCGCCCGTGTATCCATCTCCTATGTTTGATTTTGGATACGATATATCTGACTATGAAGAAATTGATCCCGTATATGGAGACATCCAAACTTTTAAACGATTGTTGAAAGAAGCACACAAACGTGGAATTCGAATCATCATGGATCTTGTGGTCAACCATACTTCCCATCTTCACCCTTGGTTTGTCGAATCCAGATCTTCAGTCAACAGTCCTAAAAGAGATTGGTACATTTGGAAGGAACCAAAACAAGGTGGGCCACCTAACAATTGGCTTGGTGCATTTGGTGGTTCTGGTTGGGAATATGACAAACGAACCGGTGAGTATTATTTCCATTCCTTTCTCAAAGAACAACCAGATCTCAATTGGCGTAATCCCGATGTAGAAGATGCCATTTTCAAAATGATGAAGTATTGGTTGGATATGGGAGTGGATGGATTCCGACTCGATGTTGTTAACTTATATGTAAAAGATGAATTTTTACGTAACAATGTTTCTTATTTTATGAAGGGGCCAAGGCCTTATGACAAACAAGTGCATGCTTATGATCGGGATCGCCCAGAGATGCACGGAATCCTACGTAGGATGAGAAAACTACTCGATTCCTATTCCGAAAAACGAATGTTTGTTGGTGAAATCATGCAAGATTTTCCAGGAAATGTCCTCCTTCCTGCTACCTACTGTGGACGTAATGACGAGCTACACCTTGCATTTAATTTTATGTTCCTATTTTCGCCGTGGAAGGCCGAACGATTTTTCCAAATTGTAAAAGATTTTGAATCGGCCCTAGGGGAGGACAATTGGCCGAACTACACTCTTTCCAATCATGATTTCCCACGTCACATCACAAGGTACGAAAAAGGAGTCGATACAAAAGCACGAGCAGAACTTGCCGCCTGTATGATGTTAACTCTTCGTGGAACTCCATTTCTTTATTACGGTGAAGAAATTGGGATGAAACGTCAGAAAGTTGCTTATAAGAAAATCCAAGACCCTGTGGGAAAAAGGTATTGGCCTTTCCATCCTGGCCGTGACCCAGAACGAATTCCTATGCCTTGGAATGGATCAGAAACCACTGGATTTACAACAGGCAAACCATGGCTTCCACTCTATGAGGATGCAAACACTGTCAATGTAGAATCACAAAAAGAAGATCCGGATTCACTTTTTTTTACATATAAAAAACTGATCCAACTTCGGAAGGATAGAAAGTCTTTAAGAAAGGGAAAATTAAAAATACACTTAAGTTCCGACAAACAAGTATTATATTACAGAAGAAGAGAAGGAAAAGAAGAGACATATATATTTTTAAACTTCTCTTCAAAACCAGTAAATGTTTCTTACCCAAGAAAATGGGATTTGAATCAAATTTTATTCAGCACAAAGAATAGAACCTCTTCTTTTGAATTAGAAAAGGAGTTGGACACTGGTGGATTACTTTTGTTCCCGAATGAGGCAGTTATTTTTGCAAAATAG
- a CDS encoding HD domain-containing protein, which produces MMKSELKAKLQRTFPKAKTVSSGRLFTRQLSNLVDESIRSLFNEVSDGIPLKDHLCLIAVGGYGRRELAPYSDIDILYLHDGKLSDKVLGQIISKINTFLYNNEKEVGHSCRTIKESFLYLDQIETFHAVLDSRFLVGSEVLFQKYKTEFLGKIPEKTIKVFNEWKLSYLRERIINSYNPILLSEPNIKIDPLGLRDIQHMYWIEKTNPLADSADGGIFDFYLIGDSLTLLSAYDFLLLTRSALHIVSGRKNDRLDLGLQPEVAEFLGFGPKNEIKTLESFMSQFYKAQKDVYFYIGTYLDEKTNFNKKRIQKELSNPDSLYDDIIQFFDESQGNAEEPSRIDLNQIRFASHFLDDDFKNQKSVLDTFMGMLRKKNRIGHTLTLMHECNILGKLIPEFGACTNFPLFSYHHQYTVDEHTLLILRELDVLIADLWEDRQVQDVFNVCEKIEILALAILIHDAGKVKEGDHSQYGAELALIIAERFRLSEEDTELLRFLVAEHIVMSELSSKRDIYDPKLISSFAKQFSNENTLRLLYILTIIDTKSVGQGILTNWKKEILHFLFTSTLAYLQKKENLTDTQERIETTLETYLIEKEGLTAEQSEHIVTFGMKIRPTSYLNYNTPRRVFQHFGLLYEWKNSGLPFRMITEREPAFVTLSIFANADKQMLLYLSGTISSLGLSLVGLRLFRTEENQLILQAQITDEFGSGEIAEKQISDIESTLTDCIEGKTNIEDLASTTNIWKTLPQIPDGMVEELVKFANDLSESYSVLEVRVPDSIGLVYRILKTLLDFELEVIFVRISTSADFAYDSFHIQTKNGRKIEDTGLLLAIKERILSVARVKENQGIMEINF; this is translated from the coding sequence ATGATGAAATCAGAACTCAAGGCAAAACTGCAACGGACGTTTCCAAAAGCCAAAACAGTTTCTTCCGGTCGTTTATTCACACGCCAGTTGAGTAATCTTGTCGACGAGTCCATTCGTTCTCTTTTTAACGAAGTATCCGATGGTATCCCTTTAAAAGATCATCTTTGTTTGATTGCCGTTGGTGGGTATGGCCGGCGAGAACTCGCACCCTACTCTGACATCGACATTCTCTACCTTCACGATGGAAAATTATCTGACAAAGTCCTTGGGCAAATCATTTCCAAGATTAATACTTTTTTATATAACAATGAAAAGGAAGTAGGACATTCTTGCCGCACCATCAAAGAATCTTTTTTGTATTTGGATCAAATTGAAACTTTTCATGCGGTTCTTGATTCCAGGTTCCTTGTAGGTTCCGAAGTCCTTTTCCAAAAATACAAAACAGAGTTCCTCGGAAAAATTCCTGAAAAAACCATCAAAGTTTTTAATGAATGGAAACTTTCTTATCTTCGCGAACGAATCATCAATTCTTATAACCCCATTTTACTTTCTGAACCCAATATTAAAATAGATCCATTAGGACTTCGTGATATCCAACATATGTATTGGATCGAAAAAACAAATCCACTCGCAGATTCCGCTGATGGTGGCATTTTTGATTTTTATTTGATTGGAGATAGTTTAACTCTTTTATCTGCTTATGATTTTTTACTTTTAACCAGATCAGCACTTCACATCGTCAGTGGGCGAAAAAATGATAGATTGGATTTAGGACTCCAACCGGAAGTTGCTGAGTTTTTAGGATTTGGTCCAAAAAACGAAATCAAAACTCTCGAATCCTTTATGAGCCAATTTTACAAAGCACAAAAGGATGTGTATTTTTATATTGGAACTTATTTGGATGAAAAAACCAATTTTAACAAAAAAAGAATCCAAAAAGAACTTTCGAATCCAGATAGTTTGTATGATGATATCATCCAATTTTTTGATGAGTCCCAAGGAAACGCAGAAGAACCATCTCGTATTGATTTAAACCAAATTCGATTCGCATCACACTTCTTAGATGATGATTTCAAAAATCAAAAATCTGTTTTAGATACTTTTATGGGAATGTTACGCAAAAAAAATCGAATTGGGCACACACTCACTTTGATGCATGAATGTAACATTCTTGGAAAACTCATTCCAGAGTTTGGAGCTTGTACAAACTTTCCTCTTTTTAGTTATCACCACCAATACACTGTTGATGAACATACTCTTCTGATTTTGCGAGAATTGGATGTTCTCATTGCTGACTTATGGGAAGATAGACAAGTCCAAGATGTGTTTAATGTTTGTGAAAAAATTGAAATTTTAGCACTCGCCATTCTCATCCATGATGCGGGAAAAGTAAAGGAAGGAGATCACAGCCAATACGGAGCAGAACTTGCACTCATCATTGCGGAAAGGTTTCGGTTGTCAGAAGAAGATACTGAACTTTTACGATTCCTTGTTGCCGAACATATTGTTATGTCGGAATTATCTTCCAAACGAGACATTTACGATCCCAAACTAATCTCTTCCTTTGCAAAACAATTTTCTAACGAAAACACTCTGAGGCTTTTGTACATCCTTACCATCATTGATACAAAATCGGTAGGCCAAGGAATCCTGACTAACTGGAAAAAGGAAATTTTACACTTTCTATTTACTTCTACACTTGCCTATTTACAAAAAAAAGAAAATCTAACCGACACCCAAGAACGAATCGAAACCACTTTAGAAACTTACTTAATCGAAAAAGAAGGACTTACCGCAGAACAATCCGAACACATTGTAACCTTTGGGATGAAAATAAGACCGACTTCTTATTTGAACTACAACACTCCTAGACGTGTTTTCCAACATTTTGGATTACTTTATGAATGGAAAAATTCTGGATTACCTTTCCGAATGATTACAGAACGAGAACCGGCCTTTGTTACCTTGTCTATATTTGCCAATGCAGACAAACAAATGTTACTTTATTTATCTGGAACCATATCTTCTTTAGGACTTAGTTTGGTAGGATTACGACTTTTTCGAACCGAAGAAAACCAACTCATTTTACAAGCGCAAATCACTGACGAATTTGGAAGTGGAGAAATTGCAGAAAAACAAATATCCGATATTGAATCTACTTTAACGGATTGTATCGAAGGTAAAACCAATATCGAAGACCTTGCATCCACAACCAACATTTGGAAAACATTACCACAAATTCCCGATGGAATGGTAGAAGAACTAGTAAAATTTGCTAACGATCTATCAGAATCTTATTCCGTATTAGAAGTTCGAGTTCCCGATTCTATTGGACTTGTGTATCGAATTTTGAAAACATTACTCGACTTTGAGTTAGAAGTCATTTTTGTTAGGATCTCAACCAGTGCAGATTTTGCTTATGACTCATTTCATATTCAAACTAAAAACGGTAGAAAAATTGAAGACACGGGTTTACTCCTCGCAATCAAAGAAAGAATTTTATCCGTAGCACGTGTGAAAGAAAACCAAGGAATCATGGAGATTAACTTTTAA
- a CDS encoding efflux RND transporter periplasmic adaptor subunit has product MKQTNSYFRKLFILIVSITLINIILVNCHSRDHEEKNSLMAAYPWKQDVTIEKSYVAQVKAIQRIEVRAFEKGYLTNIYMDEGKVVKKGQKLFQVMPMLVNAQYEKAKAEYESTSIEYENTEKLFKENVVSQTELSLIKARLKKNKAAMDLAQIHLNLATVTAPFTGITDRFQVRLGSLVEEGTLLTTISDISKLWVYFNVSEKDYLNFTSEKKAGDKPLKVKFLMANNQFFQQEGIADTIEGEFDSETGTIPFRATFPNPDRLLRHGETGNVVVHEKLKDALIIPQKATFEVLDKHYVYIINLKGKIKATEIKIANEIPHLFVVESGISENDIILLEGLGKVHDDDVIKYKVESRENILKSFDLAAH; this is encoded by the coding sequence TTGAAACAAACAAACTCGTATTTTCGTAAACTTTTTATACTGATCGTTAGCATCACTTTAATCAATATTATTTTGGTTAACTGCCATTCCCGAGACCACGAAGAAAAAAACTCTCTTATGGCGGCATACCCTTGGAAACAAGATGTAACCATTGAAAAAAGTTATGTGGCCCAAGTAAAAGCAATCCAACGAATTGAAGTCAGAGCGTTTGAAAAAGGTTACTTAACCAACATCTATATGGATGAAGGGAAAGTGGTTAAAAAAGGACAAAAACTTTTTCAAGTGATGCCCATGCTTGTCAATGCTCAATATGAAAAAGCAAAAGCAGAGTATGAATCTACTTCCATCGAATACGAAAACACAGAAAAACTTTTTAAAGAAAATGTAGTATCTCAAACAGAATTATCACTCATTAAAGCTAGGCTGAAAAAAAACAAAGCCGCCATGGATCTGGCTCAAATTCACCTTAACTTAGCTACAGTGACTGCACCGTTTACAGGAATTACCGACAGGTTCCAAGTTCGATTGGGAAGTTTAGTAGAAGAAGGAACTCTCCTTACAACCATTTCTGATATTTCCAAACTTTGGGTTTATTTCAATGTATCAGAAAAGGATTATCTGAATTTCACGAGTGAGAAGAAAGCAGGTGATAAACCATTAAAGGTTAAATTTTTAATGGCGAATAACCAATTTTTTCAACAGGAAGGAATCGCCGATACCATTGAAGGTGAATTCGATAGTGAAACAGGTACCATTCCCTTTCGTGCCACATTCCCCAATCCCGATAGACTACTCCGCCACGGAGAAACTGGTAACGTTGTAGTTCATGAAAAACTAAAAGATGCTTTGATCATTCCACAAAAGGCAACCTTCGAAGTTCTAGATAAACACTATGTTTATATAATTAATCTTAAAGGTAAAATCAAAGCCACTGAGATCAAAATAGCAAATGAAATTCCCCATCTATTCGTTGTAGAATCTGGAATTTCCGAAAATGATATCATACTTTTAGAAGGTCTTGGTAAAGTTCACGATGACGATGTAATTAAATACAAAGTGGAGTCTCGTGAGAATATCTTAAAAAGTTTTGACTTAGCTGCGCATTAG
- a CDS encoding TolC family protein, whose product MKRIIIASVFLFTFSCIPALLERDKEDLKLPDEFLNWENSEKSEKLANQIWKEFFKESQLVELIDVAIENNQELAILEQEINISNNEVFARQGEYLPKLSLQADGGSEQKERFSTPNANSPTLFAHGGLVMSWEIDIWKKLRNATKSAYLRYLAGIEGKRYVVTNLVAEITDTYFELIALDNQLQLVENYIEVLTKVKEIVVLQREAGRTTSLAVKRFEAEVSKNLARKYDIVQRIAITENRLNFLLGRFPEKITRKSGDFLEITLPEIQKSVPVDLLENRPDIKQATLILESRKLDVEVARAKFYPSLMIDGNIGYEAFNSKHFKGTPVSLAYGIGGGIIAPLINRKAIEANYATANNMQIQALYNYEVSLLKAFTEVTNQIVKINNLNQKFEAKTKQVQNLKESVEISNILFKAGRIDYIDVLFTQRDFLEAQIEVYELKYSLLESNVGLYKALGGGWRGQKEPEGERKTSNF is encoded by the coding sequence ATGAAACGAATTATCATTGCCTCTGTATTTTTATTCACATTTTCTTGTATTCCCGCTCTTTTAGAAAGAGACAAAGAAGATTTAAAACTTCCAGATGAATTTTTAAATTGGGAAAACTCAGAAAAATCGGAGAAGTTGGCTAATCAAATTTGGAAGGAATTTTTCAAAGAATCACAGTTAGTCGAACTCATTGACGTTGCAATTGAAAATAACCAGGAACTTGCCATCTTAGAACAAGAAATTAACATTTCTAATAACGAAGTGTTTGCAAGACAAGGGGAATACCTTCCTAAGTTATCTCTCCAAGCTGACGGTGGAAGCGAACAAAAAGAACGCTTCAGTACACCCAATGCCAATTCCCCAACTCTATTTGCCCACGGTGGCCTTGTGATGAGTTGGGAAATCGATATCTGGAAAAAATTAAGAAACGCTACTAAGTCAGCTTACCTTCGTTATCTGGCAGGAATTGAAGGAAAACGATATGTTGTCACAAACTTAGTCGCAGAAATTACTGATACTTATTTTGAACTGATTGCCCTAGACAACCAACTCCAATTGGTCGAGAACTACATTGAAGTTCTAACCAAAGTCAAAGAAATCGTAGTCCTACAACGAGAAGCGGGTCGAACTACTTCTCTAGCAGTCAAACGGTTTGAAGCAGAAGTTTCTAAAAACTTAGCACGAAAGTATGATATCGTTCAACGAATCGCCATCACAGAAAACCGATTGAATTTTTTACTCGGAAGGTTTCCAGAAAAAATCACAAGGAAATCGGGTGATTTTTTAGAGATTACACTTCCTGAAATTCAAAAGTCAGTGCCAGTGGATCTTCTGGAAAATAGACCAGATATCAAACAAGCTACTTTAATTTTAGAATCTAGAAAGTTAGATGTCGAAGTTGCCCGGGCCAAATTTTATCCATCACTGATGATTGATGGAAATATTGGATATGAAGCCTTTAATTCTAAACATTTCAAAGGAACACCCGTTTCGTTAGCATATGGAATAGGTGGTGGAATCATTGCTCCACTCATCAACAGAAAGGCCATTGAAGCAAACTATGCAACGGCAAACAATATGCAGATCCAAGCTTTATACAATTATGAAGTGTCACTCCTCAAAGCATTTACAGAAGTCACCAACCAAATCGTAAAAATTAACAACCTAAACCAAAAGTTCGAGGCAAAAACAAAACAAGTCCAAAACCTAAAAGAGTCTGTAGAAATTTCAAACATTCTCTTTAAGGCTGGCCGCATTGACTACATTGATGTTTTATTCACACAACGTGACTTCCTAGAAGCTCAGATCGAAGTTTATGAATTAAAATATAGTCTATTAGAATCTAACGTCGGTTTGTATAAAGCACTTGGTGGCGGTTGGCGAGGACAAAAAGAACCAGAAGGCGAAAGAAAAACGAGTAACTTCTAA
- a CDS encoding efflux RND transporter permease subunit, whose amino-acid sequence MFTKFLQRPVLAIVLSVLIVFVGLISIKNIPVSQFPEIAPPRVTITLSFPGASAQVLVQSTITTLEQAINGVAGMRYMISSSTSSGDAIIQVLFEPGTNPNDALVQVKTRVDQMMYRVPELVRLEGIFVQPVQPSMLLYVNLYSKDPNASEKFLYNYATVFLLPELKRIHGIGQAKILGTRQYAMRVWLNPDRMRAYNVTTDEVMKSIKNQSIIARPGRLGQSSGKQAQSLEYTLTYEGWYNEPGQYENIIIRAKNGGEVLYLKDIAKVELDSEFYNIYSDVDGHPAAAIMFKQTEGSNAKEVIEDIKAKLEELKKTFPPQMDYKLSYDVSNFIDAAIEKVIHTLVEAFVLVAIVVFIFLGDWRSTLIPIIAVPVSLIGAFSFMMALGLTINLITLFAMVLAIGIVVDDAIVVVEAVHAKMAEEHLSVYASVKTVLGEISGAVIAITLLMTAVFVPVTFLPGPVGVFYRQFAITMATSIVLSGFVALTLTPVLTAMILKSHTHDKKTHNPIDIFLNKFNFYFDIVTEKYVNLMHRFSGSKVFIVSILLSFTVGFLLLTQIVPAGFVPGEDQGMIYVVIQTPPGSTIEKTNDVARKLQEVALKIEGVDSVASLAGYEILTEGEGSNAGTCLISLKDWSERKNSVHDVMEELEHNTKNFGAIIEFFEPPAVPGFGAAGGVMFRLLDKTNSGDYTAFDKVHEEFMGELRKREELTGLFSFYSAKFPQLEVKLDRKLAMQKGVNIGEAMDNLDILVGSTYEQGFIRFNQFFKVYVQSLPEFRRLPSDILSLFTPNDKGEMVPYSAFLSLEQKQGANEITRYNAYTSSVINVLPNKGYTTGDAIKGIREASKNLPAGFEVGWEGLSYDEAARGNEAIFIFLAVIVFVYLVLSAQYESFIIPFSVIFSLPPGIFGTFFLLKLLGLANDIYAQIGMIMLIGLLGKNAVLIVEFARQRQEAGLSVFDAALEGAKARFRPILMTSFAFVAGLLPLVFATGPGAIANHTIGACALGGMVFGTIFGVIIVPGLYIIFANIAKGKTLIYKEDNMPLSESPESYLTSELERKQSKRGKK is encoded by the coding sequence ATGTTTACTAAATTCCTCCAAAGGCCCGTCCTTGCCATCGTCTTATCCGTGTTAATTGTTTTTGTTGGATTGATTTCCATCAAAAACATTCCTGTATCACAATTTCCTGAAATTGCACCACCAAGGGTAACCATCACCTTATCCTTTCCAGGTGCAAGTGCACAAGTATTAGTGCAATCAACCATCACAACTCTCGAACAAGCGATCAATGGGGTTGCAGGGATGAGGTATATGATTTCATCATCTACCAGTTCTGGTGATGCCATCATCCAAGTTTTATTTGAACCAGGAACCAATCCAAATGATGCCCTTGTACAAGTAAAAACTCGGGTGGATCAGATGATGTACCGAGTTCCTGAGTTAGTACGACTAGAAGGTATTTTTGTACAACCTGTACAACCGAGTATGTTGTTGTATGTGAATTTATACAGCAAAGACCCGAATGCCAGTGAAAAGTTTCTTTATAATTATGCGACAGTATTCCTACTTCCGGAACTAAAACGTATTCATGGAATTGGACAAGCAAAGATCCTTGGAACAAGACAATATGCTATGCGTGTATGGTTAAATCCAGATCGAATGCGAGCATACAATGTAACCACTGACGAAGTGATGAAATCCATCAAAAACCAAAGTATCATTGCAAGACCTGGTCGGCTTGGTCAAAGTTCTGGAAAACAAGCACAATCTTTAGAATATACTTTAACTTATGAAGGTTGGTATAATGAACCTGGGCAGTATGAAAACATCATCATACGAGCTAAAAATGGCGGCGAGGTTTTATACTTAAAAGATATAGCAAAAGTAGAACTTGATAGCGAGTTTTATAATATTTATTCCGATGTGGATGGTCATCCCGCTGCAGCCATCATGTTCAAACAAACGGAAGGGAGTAATGCAAAAGAAGTTATTGAAGACATCAAAGCCAAGTTAGAGGAACTGAAAAAAACATTTCCTCCACAAATGGATTACAAACTCAGTTATGATGTTTCAAACTTTATCGATGCCGCGATTGAAAAAGTAATTCATACTCTTGTGGAAGCCTTTGTTTTAGTGGCTATTGTAGTCTTTATCTTCCTCGGAGACTGGCGTTCCACTCTCATTCCCATCATAGCAGTTCCCGTATCTTTGATTGGTGCCTTTTCTTTTATGATGGCCTTAGGATTAACCATTAACTTAATCACACTCTTTGCTATGGTTCTTGCCATCGGAATTGTTGTGGATGATGCCATCGTGGTTGTGGAAGCAGTGCATGCAAAAATGGCCGAAGAACATTTAAGTGTTTATGCATCGGTAAAAACGGTTTTAGGTGAAATTAGTGGTGCCGTAATTGCCATCACGCTCCTTATGACTGCTGTTTTTGTTCCGGTTACTTTTTTGCCGGGACCTGTGGGAGTATTTTATAGGCAGTTTGCGATCACGATGGCAACGTCCATTGTGTTATCAGGATTCGTAGCATTAACACTCACACCAGTGCTTACAGCTATGATTCTGAAATCCCATACTCATGATAAAAAAACTCACAATCCTATTGATATCTTCTTAAACAAATTCAATTTCTATTTTGATATCGTTACGGAAAAGTATGTGAATTTAATGCACCGTTTTTCTGGATCGAAGGTGTTTATCGTTTCTATCCTTCTCAGTTTTACTGTTGGATTTTTGTTATTAACACAAATTGTTCCCGCAGGTTTTGTTCCCGGAGAAGACCAAGGTATGATTTACGTTGTCATACAAACTCCTCCTGGATCTACGATTGAAAAAACAAATGATGTTGCTCGCAAACTTCAAGAGGTCGCATTAAAAATTGAAGGTGTGGACTCAGTTGCGTCACTTGCTGGTTATGAGATTTTAACAGAGGGAGAAGGTTCCAACGCAGGAACTTGTCTGATCAGTTTAAAAGATTGGTCTGAAAGAAAAAATTCCGTTCACGATGTAATGGAAGAACTCGAACACAATACAAAAAACTTTGGTGCCATCATTGAATTTTTTGAACCTCCCGCAGTACCTGGATTTGGGGCGGCCGGTGGTGTGATGTTTCGATTGTTAGACAAAACAAATAGCGGGGATTATACGGCCTTTGACAAAGTTCACGAGGAGTTTATGGGTGAACTTCGCAAAAGAGAAGAATTAACAGGACTATTCTCTTTTTATTCAGCCAAGTTTCCACAACTCGAAGTGAAGTTGGATCGAAAACTGGCAATGCAAAAAGGTGTCAACATTGGAGAAGCAATGGACAATTTGGATATCCTTGTTGGTAGTACTTATGAGCAAGGATTCATTCGTTTTAACCAGTTCTTTAAAGTTTATGTCCAGTCCCTTCCTGAATTTCGAAGATTGCCATCGGACATCTTGAGTTTATTCACTCCGAACGACAAAGGTGAAATGGTTCCTTACTCTGCATTTTTGTCCCTTGAACAAAAACAAGGAGCCAATGAAATTACGAGGTACAATGCTTATACATCATCGGTAATCAACGTTTTGCCAAACAAAGGTTATACGACTGGTGACGCCATCAAAGGTATCAGAGAAGCATCTAAAAATCTTCCGGCTGGATTTGAAGTGGGTTGGGAAGGTCTTTCTTATGATGAAGCCGCGCGCGGAAACGAAGCCATCTTTATCTTTTTAGCGGTGATTGTCTTCGTTTACTTAGTTCTTTCTGCTCAATATGAAAGTTTTATCATTCCATTTTCGGTGATCTTTTCTCTCCCACCAGGAATTTTTGGAACCTTCTTTCTTTTGAAATTGTTAGGTCTTGCTAACGACATTTACGCACAAATCGGGATGATCATGTTGATTGGTTTACTTGGAAAAAATGCGGTGTTAATTGTAGAATTTGCGCGGCAAAGACAGGAAGCAGGTTTAAGCGTATTTGATGCTGCTCTCGAAGGAGCCAAAGCAAGATTTAGGCCCATCCTTATGACATCGTTTGCCTTTGTTGCGGGTTTGTTACCTCTCGTTTTTGCAACAGGTCCAGGAGCCATCGCCAACCATACCATCGGTGCTTGTGCGTTAGGTGGAATGGTATTTGGAACCATCTTTGGTGTGATCATCGTTCCGGGATTATACATTATTTTTGCAAACATTGCAAAGGGTAAAACTTTAATCTACAAAGAAGACAATATGCCACTCTCAGAATCACCAGAGAGTTACTTAACTTCAGAACTCGAAAGAAAACAATCAAAAAGGGGAAAGAAATAA